Within Streptomyces sp. SS1-1, the genomic segment ACGGGCCGCGCGGGAACTTCTCGCGCGGTCCGCGCGTTTCACCGGACGTACGTTTTCTCGGTTCCCGGACATGATGTCCGACCGAGGGGCTACGGTATGCACCCACAAGGTGACATGCAGCAACGCCGGGAGAAACCTTGAGCGTTCCGTACGAGACCACAGCGTACGAACCACCCGAGTCGCCGGAGTCTCCGGAGGAGCACCTCGCGCGGCTCCTCGGCCGTGCCCTGAACTCCTTCGAGCTGCCCGACGAGACCCTGCGGCGCCTGGACTGCGCGCTCGCCCACGACAGTTCGCTGCACTCCGCGCACCACAGCGCGGGGCTGCACCGCGAGACGTACCGGCACACCTGGCTGCTGGCCGACGGTTCGGCGCTCACCCTGTGGGAGCTCGTGCACAACACCGCGCGCGGCGGCGCCCCGCAGCACGAGGTGTACGTGGACGAGGAGGAGCTGCGCGCCGCGACCGAGCGGCTTCCGCTGCCCTCGGACGCGCCGGACTTCGAGCTGCCGGTGACCGTGCAGCCGTCGCCGTCGGTCGCGCCCCGGCACGGGTACGTACCGGAGGACTCGGCGGACCACGCGCGGCGGCTGCTGCGCCGCGCGGAGAACACGGACCGGCCGGGCCGTGAGACCGCCGCCCTGCTGGCCACGGCGTGCGGGCACCGGATCATGCAGGCGTTCGGGCGGCCCTGGCGGTCGGCGCGCGCGGGCCTGAGCTTCTCGCTCTACGAGCACGCGTTCCTGCTGCGGGACGGGGCCGAGGTCTCCCTGTGGGAGGTCGAGCACACGGCGACGCCGGACGGACGGCACATGTGCGAGGTGTACGTCAGCGAGGAGGCGGCGCGGGCCGCGATGCGGCGGCGGGCGGCGCAGGTCTCCTGAGGAACCCGCGGGCGGCCCACGGCGCGCTCAGTGGCCGGTGTTGAGCCGGTGGACCAGGCCGTCGAAGGCGTCGCGTTCCGCCGGGGTGAGTTCGACGGCCTCCCGGTCGGGGGCGGTCTGCCGCTGCCGGGGAAGCCCGGCGAGCGGCTGGTCGGGGGCCCAGCGCCGGTTCGCGGGGCGGTAGCGGCGCAGCAGACGGAC encodes:
- a CDS encoding DUF6227 family protein, with product MSVPYETTAYEPPESPESPEEHLARLLGRALNSFELPDETLRRLDCALAHDSSLHSAHHSAGLHRETYRHTWLLADGSALTLWELVHNTARGGAPQHEVYVDEEELRAATERLPLPSDAPDFELPVTVQPSPSVAPRHGYVPEDSADHARRLLRRAENTDRPGRETAALLATACGHRIMQAFGRPWRSARAGLSFSLYEHAFLLRDGAEVSLWEVEHTATPDGRHMCEVYVSEEAARAAMRRRAAQVS